In a single window of the Globicephala melas chromosome 10, mGloMel1.2, whole genome shotgun sequence genome:
- the AVIL gene encoding advillin: MSLSSAFQAVGNDPGIITWRIEKMELALVPLNAHGTFYEGDCYIILSTRRVGSILSQDIHFWIGKDSSQDEKSCAAIYTTQLDDYLGGSPVQHREVQCHESDTFHGYFKQGIIYKKGGVASGMKHVETNTCDVKRLLHVKGKRNIRATEVEMSWDSFNRGDVFLLDLGKVIIQWNGPESSSRERLKAMLLAKHIRDRERGGRAEIGVIEGDKEAASPELMKVLQDTLGQHSIIKPAVPDEITDQQQKSNITLYHVSDSAGQLAVTDVATRPLVQGLLNHDDCYILDQSGTKIYVWKGRGATKVEKQMAMSKALNFIEMKGYPSSTNVETVSDGAESAMFKQLFQKWSVKEQTVGLGKTCSIGKIANVSQDKFDVTLLHTKPEVAAQERMVDDGNGNVEVWRIENLELVPVEHQQYGFFYGGDCYLVLYTYEVHGKPHYILYIWQGRHASQDELAASAYQAVAVDRQFDGAPVQVRVTMGKEPRHFMAIFKGKLVIFEGGTSRKGNAEPDPPVSLFQIQGNDKSNTKAVEVPAFTSSLNSNDVFLLRTQAEHYLWYGKGSSGDERAMAKELAGLLCDGSENTVAEGQEPAEFWDLLGGKTPYANDKRLQQEILDVQSRLFECSNKTGHFTVTEITDFTQDDLNPDDVMLLDTWDQVFLWIGAEANATEKESALATAQEYLHTHPSGRDTGTPILIIKQGFEPPIFTGWFLAWDPHIWSAGKSYEQLKEELGDAAAITRITADMRDTTLSLNSEPKYYPVEVLLKNQSQELPEDVNPARKENYLSEQDFVSVFGITRGQFVALPGWKQLQMKKEKGLF, translated from the exons ATGTCTCTGAGCAGTGCCTTTCAGGCTGTGGGCAACGACCCTGGGATCATCACCTGGAGAATAGAG AAAATGGAGCTGGCACTGGTGCCCCTGAATGCCCACGGCACCTTCTATGAGGGGGACTGCTACATCATCCTCTCG ACCCGGAGAGTGGGCAGCATCCTCTCCCAGGACATCCACTTCTGGATTGGGAAGGACTCCTCGCAGGATGAGAAGAGCTGCGCAGCCATCTACACTACGCAGCTGGATGACTACCTGGGGGGCAGCCCTGTGCAGCACCGGGAGGTCCAGTGCCACGAGTCCGACACCTTCCACGGCTACTTCAAGCAGGGCATCAT CTACAAGAAGGGGGGTGTGGCCTCCGGGATGAAGCACGTGGAGACCAATACCTGCGATGTGAAGCGGTTGCTGCACGTGAAGGGGAAGAGAAACATCAGGGCCACCGAG GTGGAAATGAGCTGGGATAGTTTTAACCGAGGTGATGTCTTCCTGCTGGACCTTGGGAAGGTCATCATCCAGTGGAATGGCCCAGAGAGCAGCAGCAGGGAGCGTCTGAAG GCTATGCTCCTGGCAAAGCATATTCGGGACAGGGAGCGAGGGGGCCGTGCTGAAATAGGAGTGATCGAGGGAGACAAGGAGGCGGCCAGTCCAGAGCTGATGAAGGTCCTTCAGGACACCCTCGGGCAGCACTCCATTATCAAGCCTGCGGTCCCCGATGAGATCACAGATCAGCAGCAGAAATCAAATATCACGCTGTATCA TGTCTCAGACTCAGCTGGGCAGCTGGCGGTCACAGATGTAGCAACGAGGCCTCTGGTCCAGGGCTTACTGAACCATGAT GACTGCTACATCCTGGACCAAAGTGGAACCAAGATCTATGTGTGGAAAGGAAGAGGAGCCACAAAGGTTGAGAAACAGATGGCCATGTCTAAAGCTCTG AACTTCATCGAGATGAAGGGCTACCCCAGCAGTACCAACGTGGAGACCGTCAGTGACGGTGCCGAGTCAGCCATGTTCAAGCAGCTGTTCCAGAAGTGGTCAGTGAAGGAACAGACCGTGGGTCTGGGGAAAACGTGCAGCATTGGTAAAATCG CTAACGTTTCCCAGGATAAATTTGATGTGACTCTGCTGCACACCAAACCAGAGGTGGCAGCCCAGGAAAGAATGGTCGACGACGGCAACGGCAACGTTGAG GTCTGGAGAATTGAAAACCTAGAGCTGGTCCCCGTGGAGCATCAGCAGTATGGCTTCTTTTATGGGGGAGACTGCTATCTGGTTCTCTATACGTACGAGGTGCACGGGAAGCCGCACTACATCTTGTACATCTGGCAG GGCCGCCACGCCTCACAGGATGAGCTGGCAGCCTCGGCATACCAGGCGGTGGCGGTGGACCGGCAGTTTGATGGGGCCCCTGTGCAGGTTCGGGTTACCATGGGGAAGGAGCCACGCCACTTCATGGCCATCTTCAAAGGAAAGCTGGTTATCTTTGAG ggTGGGACTTCCAGGAAGGGAAATGCCGAGCCCGATCCTCCGGTAAGCCTCTTCCAGATTCAAGGAAATGACAAATCTAACACCAAAGCGGTGGAGGTTCCAGCCTTCACCTCCTCCCTGAACTCCAATGATGTCTTTCTGCTACGGACCCAGGCAGAGCACTACCTGTGGTATGGCAAG GGGTCCAGTGGGGATGAGCGGGCAATGGCTAAGGAGCTGGCCGGGCTTCTCTGTGATGGCTCCGAGAACACAGTGGCTGAGGGCCAGGAGCCAGCTGAGTTCTGGGACCTGCTGGGAGGAAAAACTCCCTATGCCAATGACAAAAG ACTACAGCAGGAAATCCTAGATGTCCAGTCCCGTCTCTTTGAATGTTCCAATAAGACTGGCCATTTCACTGTCACTGAGATCACAGACTTCACCCAGGATGACCTGAACCCAGATGACGTGATGCTCCTGGATACCTGGGACCAG GTGTTCTTGTGGATTGGGGCTGAGGCCAACGCCACAGAGAAGGAGAGCGCTCTTGCTACCGCCCAGGAGTACCTGCACACTCACCCCAGCGGCCGCGACACCGGCACACCAATCCTGATCATTAAACAGGGGTTTGAGCCTCCCATATTCACAGGCTGGTTCTTGGCCTGGGACCCCCACATTTGGAGC gCAGGGAAATCATATGAACAGTTAAAAGAAGAGCTGGGAGACGCTGCTGCTATCACGAGAATCACTGCT
- the CTDSP2 gene encoding carboxy-terminal domain RNA polymerase II polypeptide A small phosphatase 2 yields MEHGSIITQARREDALVLTKQGLVSKSSPKKPRGRNIFKALFCCFRAQHVGQSSSSTELSAYKEEANTIAKSDLLQCLQYQFYQIPGTCLLPEVTEEDQGRICVVIDLDETLVHSSFKPINNADFIVPVEIEGTTHQVYVLKRPYVDEFLRRMGELFECVLFTASLAKYADPVTDLLDRCGVFRARLFRESCVFHQGCYVKDLSRLGRDLRKTLILDNSPASYIFHPENAVPVQSWFDDMADTELLNLIPIFEELSAAEDVYTSLGQLRAP; encoded by the exons GCCTGGTCTCCAAGTCCTCTCCTAAGAAGCCTCGTGGACGTAACATCTTCAAGGCCCTTTTCTGCTGTTTTCGCGCCCAGCATGTTGGCCAGTCAAGCTCCTCCACTGAGCTCTCCGCATACAAGGAGGAAGCCAACACCATTGCTAAG TCGGACCTGCTCCAGTGTCTCCAGTACCAGTTTTATCAG ATTCCAGGGACCTGTCTGCTCCCGGAGGTGACAGAGGAAGATCAAGGAAGAATCTGCGTGGTCATTGACTTGGATGAAACCCTTGTGCATAGCTCCTTTAAG CCAATCAACAACGCTGACTTCATAGTGCCTGTAGAGATCGAAGGGACCACTCACCAG GTGTACGTGCTCAAGAGGCCTTACGTGGATGAGTTCCTGAGACGAATGGGGGAACTCTTTGAATGTGTTCTCTTCACTGCCAGCTTAGCCAAG TATGCTGACCCTGTGACGGATCTGCTGGACAGGTGTGGGGTGTTCCGGGCCCGCCTGTTCCGTGAGTCCTGTGTGTTTCACCAGGGCTGCTATGTCAAGGACCTCAGCCGCCTGGGAAGGGACCTGAGGAAAACCCTCATTCTGGACAACTCGCCTGCTTCTTACATCTTCCACCCAGAGAATGCA GTGCCTGTGCAGTCTTGGTTTGATGACATGGCAGACACTGAGTTGCTGAACCTGATCCCAATCTTTGAGGAGCTGAGCGCAGCAGAGGATGTCTACACCAGCCTTGGGCAGCTGCGGGCCCCTTAG